In the Diceros bicornis minor isolate mBicDic1 chromosome 22, mDicBic1.mat.cur, whole genome shotgun sequence genome, one interval contains:
- the LOC131420174 gene encoding galactose-1-phosphate uridylyltransferase-like, with product MSHSGEGPEQCQQVLEAEATATAFRASEHQHIRYNPLQEEWVLVSAHHMKRPWPGPVEPPLLKTVPHHDPHNPLCPGATQDNGEVNPHYDSTFLFDNDFPALQPDAPNPGPSDHPLFHAEPARGVCKVMCFHPWSDVTLPLTSVPEIRAVIDAWASVTEELGTQYPWVQIFIFENKGAMMGCSNPHPHCQVWASSFPPNVVQHEERSQRAYQSQHGEPLLMEYGRQELLRKKRLVLTSEHWLVLVPFWAVWLFQTLLLPPQHVWQLPELTPAEGDDLASIMKKLLTKYNNLFKTSFPYSMGWHRAPRGSEAGTHWDHWQLHARYYPPLLRSATLRIFMVGYELLAQAQRDLTPEQAAERLRALPEVHYRLGKKDRETAAIASPR from the exons ATGTCGCACAGCGGAGAGGGCCCTGAGCAGTGCCAGCAGGTGTTAGAGGCAGAGGCCACGGCCACAGCCTTCCGGGCAAGCGAACATCAGCATATCCGCTACAACCCGCTACAAGAAGAGTGGGTGCTGGTGTCAGCTCACCACATGAAGCGGCCCTGGCCGGGGCCAGTAGAGCCCCCACTTCTGAAGACAGTGCCCCACCATGACCCCCACAACCCTCTGTGTCCTGGGGCCACACAGGACAATGGAGAGGTGAATCCTCACTATGACAGCACTTTCCTGTTTGACAATGACTTTCCAGCTCTGCAGCCTGATGCCCCCAATCCAGGACCCAGCGATCACCCCCTTTTCCATGCTGAGCCCGCTCGAGGAGTTTGTAAGGTCATGTGCTTCCACCCCTGGTCAGATGTGACACTGCCACTCACGTCAGTCCCTGAGATCCGTGCTGTCATCGATGCATGGGCGTCAGTCACAGAGGAGCTGGGTACCCAGTATCCTTGGGTACAgatcttt ATCTTTGAAAACAAAGGAGCCATGATGGGCTGTTCCAACCCTCACCCCCACTGCCAGGTGTGGGCCAGCAGTTTTCCACCAAACGTTGTCCAGCATGAGGAGCGATCTCAGCGGGCCTATCAGAGTCAGCATGGAGAGCCCCTGCTGATGGAGTATGGCCGCCAGGAGCTGCTCAGGAAGAAACGTCTGGTCCTAACCAGTGAGCACTGGTTAGTGCTGGTCCCCTTCTGGGCCGTGTGGCTCTTCCAGACACTGCTGCTGCCCCCTCAGCATGTGTGGCAGCTGCCTGAGCTGACCCCTGCTGAGGGTGATGATCTAGCCTCCATCATGAAGAAGCTCTTGACCAAGTACAACAACCTCTTTAAGACGTCCTTTCCCTACTCCATGGGCTGGCACAGGGCTCCCAGAGGATCAGAGGCTGGAACCCACTGGGACCACTGGCAGCTGCATGCTCGTTACTACCCTCCACTCCTGCGCTCTGCCACTCTACGGATATTCATGGTTGGCTATGAACTGCTTGCCCAGGCTCAGAGGGACCTCACCCCCGAGCAGGCTGCGGAGAGACTAAGGGCACTTCCTGAGGTCCATTACCGCCTGGGGAAGAAGGACAGGGAGACAGCAGCCATTGCCTCACCACGCTGA